The following coding sequences lie in one Carbonactinospora thermoautotrophica genomic window:
- a CDS encoding 4a-hydroxytetrahydrobiopterin dehydratase: MTEDEITTALAELPGWERQGDKIVKTFKHKNFRRALAFVVEIGVLAEKANHHPDISIHGWNQVTLSLTTHSAGGLTDKDFQLARRIEELSG; encoded by the coding sequence ATGACCGAAGACGAGATCACCACGGCGCTGGCTGAGCTGCCCGGTTGGGAACGCCAGGGCGACAAGATCGTGAAGACCTTCAAGCACAAGAACTTCCGGCGAGCCCTCGCGTTCGTGGTCGAGATCGGCGTTCTCGCCGAGAAGGCCAACCACCACCCGGACATCAGCATCCACGGGTGGAACCAGGTCACGCTCAGCCTCACGACCCACTCAGCAGGCGGCCTGACCGACAAGGACTTCCAGCTGGCGCGCCGGATCGAGGAGCTCAGCGGTTGA
- a CDS encoding type IV secretory system conjugative DNA transfer family protein — protein sequence MVHPAQPADEQAREDLTGGAGARTAWGTRLAAHRQGRMRHRLRRQLLPHYAVGGLLLAGEAAHLAGLAAGDPAAVAGLVGASAAGGALVAGTMLRERIPADRKRWAAACAAGGCAWLATAAGAGVTWDTAALLLAGGYALALPHWRRHRIPNPGAVPLADPAAVEDATSIPQLWRANVGALDGPLPGSYLTDRAEIPYGEAYTVQLKPGRQSLATVLSNLTLIGTGLLVYPEDLVVDRHPSGDSSKVLLKVLTRSPIRETVWFTGPAYDPATGTIALGPFADGQGEARWRLYSENSMWGGVLIGGPGSGKSSLIENIAISAASTGYTVILYGDPQEGASSPALARHADWPALGVDQILDMLRALERASRWRAKENAAYGLRGFTPSVERPGVLAIIDECHRVFGIEEARELADWIAREGRKVGIALLVASQYAGLPTFGGSESLRSSIMAGNAVVLRTASKTTRGILAGLEFDPAELPAIPGYAYLIDATGKGRTAPFRARYVADPEGWLERTPQASLDAFFVNALGAVYTERRARAAAAMEVLRAEVEALKAGGAALPTKPETRTTPAPARDHARPAGSGLGAVVAFPAFPAPAGRGRDGAQVTQAQAAVLAAIAAGHTTPAAIRAATGWGETYVRRLLGELLDKGLITKPASGRYALVEQDQATG from the coding sequence ATGGTCCACCCGGCCCAGCCCGCTGACGAGCAGGCCCGCGAGGACCTGACCGGCGGCGCGGGCGCGCGTACCGCCTGGGGTACGAGGCTGGCCGCGCATCGGCAGGGGCGGATGCGGCACCGGCTGCGCCGCCAGCTCCTGCCGCACTACGCGGTGGGTGGGCTGCTGCTCGCCGGGGAGGCCGCGCACCTGGCCGGGCTCGCAGCCGGAGACCCGGCAGCGGTGGCCGGGCTGGTGGGCGCGTCGGCGGCCGGGGGCGCGCTGGTGGCCGGGACGATGCTGCGCGAGCGCATCCCTGCCGACCGGAAGCGGTGGGCGGCCGCCTGCGCGGCGGGTGGGTGCGCGTGGCTGGCCACGGCCGCCGGCGCTGGGGTCACCTGGGACACCGCCGCGCTGCTGCTCGCTGGCGGCTACGCCCTGGCGTTGCCGCACTGGCGCCGGCACCGCATCCCCAACCCGGGCGCGGTGCCGCTCGCCGATCCCGCAGCGGTCGAGGACGCCACGTCGATCCCGCAGTTGTGGCGGGCCAACGTGGGCGCCCTGGACGGGCCGCTGCCCGGCTCGTACCTGACCGACCGGGCCGAGATCCCGTACGGGGAGGCGTACACCGTGCAGCTCAAGCCGGGCCGGCAGTCCCTGGCCACGGTGCTGTCCAACCTGACCCTGATCGGCACCGGCCTGCTGGTCTACCCCGAGGATCTGGTCGTGGACAGGCACCCGTCCGGCGACTCCTCCAAGGTGCTGCTCAAGGTCCTCACCCGGTCCCCGATCCGGGAAACCGTCTGGTTCACCGGCCCGGCCTACGACCCGGCGACGGGCACGATCGCGCTGGGCCCCTTCGCGGACGGCCAAGGCGAAGCCCGCTGGCGGCTGTACAGCGAGAACTCGATGTGGGGCGGGGTCCTCATCGGCGGCCCCGGCTCGGGCAAGTCGAGCCTGATCGAGAACATCGCGATCTCCGCCGCCAGCACCGGGTACACGGTCATCCTCTACGGCGACCCGCAGGAAGGCGCCAGCTCCCCGGCGCTGGCCCGCCACGCCGACTGGCCCGCGCTCGGGGTGGATCAGATCCTGGACATGCTGCGCGCCCTGGAACGCGCGTCCCGGTGGCGGGCCAAGGAGAACGCAGCCTACGGGCTGCGCGGATTCACCCCCAGCGTCGAGCGGCCTGGCGTCCTGGCGATCATCGACGAGTGCCACCGGGTGTTCGGGATCGAGGAGGCGCGCGAGCTGGCCGACTGGATCGCCCGGGAGGGCCGCAAGGTCGGCATCGCCCTGCTGGTGGCCAGCCAGTACGCGGGCCTGCCGACGTTCGGCGGCTCCGAGTCGCTGCGGTCGTCGATCATGGCCGGCAACGCGGTGGTGCTGCGCACGGCCAGCAAGACCACCCGTGGCATCCTTGCGGGCCTGGAGTTCGACCCCGCCGAGCTGCCGGCGATCCCCGGATACGCCTACCTGATCGACGCCACGGGCAAGGGCCGCACCGCGCCGTTCCGCGCCCGCTACGTGGCCGATCCCGAGGGCTGGCTTGAGCGCACCCCGCAGGCCTCCCTCGACGCGTTCTTCGTCAACGCCCTCGGCGCCGTCTACACCGAGCGCCGTGCCCGCGCCGCCGCCGCCATGGAGGTGCTGCGCGCCGAGGTCGAGGCCCTCAAGGCCGGCGGGGCCGCCCTCCCGACCAAGCCCGAGACGAGGACGACCCCGGCGCCCGCCCGTGACCACGCCCGCCCAGCCGGCTCCGGCCTGGGCGCGGTCGTCGCCTTCCCCGCCTTCCCCGCCCCGGCCGGGCGCGGGCGCGACGGCGCGCAGGTCACCCAGGCGCAGGCCGCCGTGCTCGCGGCCATCGCCGCCGGGCACACCACCCCGGCCGCGATCCGCGCGGCCACCGGGTGGGGCGAGACCTACGTGCGCCGGCTGCTCGGCGAACTGCTCGACAAAGGCCTGATCACCAAGCCCGCGTCCGGCCGATACGCGCTCGTCGAGCAGGACCAGGCCACCGGCTGA
- a CDS encoding GntR family transcriptional regulator gives MDTKGDGAMGITPPRSRYQQVAEHLRRAITAGEYRPGQALPSESQLAQQFGLNRTTINKAIRQLVAEGLVVVEHGRGSYVREQRPVIHISADYVTRGADGWPTWTSELAREGLSGSQRIREVSVIDPPTEIAGRLGLEDGEQVVVRRRLLLIEDEPVQLADSYYPARIAADTELARRAKMRGGENGALERLGIQLGFVDEEVSARMPTPDEAGLLKIPQGTPVLRHVRVTYDRDGRPVAVMAAVMAADRFTMRYRLPTSTGGGEQE, from the coding sequence ATGGACACGAAAGGAGACGGCGCAATGGGCATCACGCCACCCCGGTCTCGCTACCAGCAGGTAGCCGAGCACCTGCGCCGGGCGATCACGGCTGGGGAGTACCGGCCTGGCCAGGCGCTTCCCAGCGAATCCCAGCTGGCCCAGCAGTTCGGGCTCAACCGGACGACGATCAACAAGGCGATCCGGCAGCTCGTGGCCGAAGGTCTGGTCGTCGTCGAACACGGCCGCGGCTCGTACGTACGGGAGCAGCGGCCCGTCATCCACATCAGCGCCGACTACGTGACCCGGGGCGCGGACGGTTGGCCGACCTGGACCTCGGAGCTGGCCCGTGAGGGCCTGTCTGGCAGCCAGCGGATACGAGAGGTCTCGGTAATCGATCCACCGACCGAGATCGCAGGCCGGCTTGGCCTCGAGGATGGCGAACAGGTCGTCGTACGACGTCGGCTGCTGCTCATCGAGGACGAGCCGGTGCAGCTGGCGGACAGCTACTACCCGGCCCGGATCGCCGCAGACACGGAGCTCGCCCGACGGGCGAAGATGCGAGGCGGCGAGAACGGCGCCCTCGAACGGCTCGGTATCCAGCTGGGCTTCGTAGACGAAGAGGTGTCCGCGCGCATGCCCACGCCGGACGAGGCCGGCCTGCTCAAGATCCCACAGGGGACCCCGGTCCTGCGGCATGTACGCGTGACGTACGACCGGGACGGACGCCCCGTCGCGGTCATGGCGGCGGTCATGGCGGCGGATCGGTTCACGATGCGGTACCGGCTGCCGACGAGCACGGGAGGAGGCGAGCAGGAATGA
- a CDS encoding BldC family transcriptional regulator, with protein MTAQTQDTDRLLTPSEVAQMFRVDPKTVARWAKAGKITAIRTLGGHRRFPASQFRDLLTGSGN; from the coding sequence ATGACCGCTCAGACTCAGGACACCGACCGGCTGCTCACGCCCAGCGAGGTCGCCCAGATGTTCCGCGTGGACCCGAAGACCGTTGCCCGCTGGGCCAAGGCCGGCAAGATCACCGCGATCCGGACCCTGGGGGGGCACCGCCGCTTCCCGGCCAGCCAGTTCCGCGACCTGCTCACCGGATCGGGCAACTGA
- a CDS encoding WhiB family transcriptional regulator: MDWRHRAACRDEDPELFFPVGNTGPALLQIEEAKAVCRRCEVIDACLRWALETGQDAGVWGGMSEDERRALKHRAVRGRRRTA; this comes from the coding sequence ATGGACTGGCGTCACCGCGCCGCGTGTCGGGACGAGGACCCCGAACTGTTCTTCCCGGTCGGCAACACCGGCCCGGCGTTGCTGCAGATCGAGGAGGCCAAGGCCGTCTGCCGTCGCTGCGAGGTCATCGACGCCTGCCTGCGGTGGGCGCTGGAGACCGGCCAGGACGCCGGCGTGTGGGGCGGCATGTCGGAAGACGAGCGCCGCGCGCTCAAGCACCGCGCCGTCCGCGGCAGGAGGCGGACGGCATGA
- a CDS encoding Pycsar system effector family protein, which yields MTEIYTVGEAVAVTEESRALARFATRGGGVVTVYLVRRQLPGYERHMESAYWRCDCGNGSDLEPLWRAKRLAHEHAEDCRAISADLDTPPATYVAGVLDGICDRLGETVRELWGINQGVGDLVEAVKGDPEERVCERLVRQIDETRVETRNADAKAGLLLALAGLAVANPDKLPRGVFAAAGHALAYAAILLLLWAVLPRLGPRRRPFGARTDFPGWARRTTAGDVEFDVRAGFASPLTLAERLHVLARLAVRKYRLIQAAVVMLAAAAALYGIAALLS from the coding sequence ATGACCGAGATCTACACCGTCGGCGAGGCCGTGGCTGTCACGGAGGAGTCCCGGGCGTTAGCCCGGTTCGCGACCCGGGGTGGGGGCGTGGTCACCGTCTACCTCGTCCGCAGGCAGTTGCCGGGCTACGAGCGTCACATGGAGAGCGCGTACTGGCGGTGTGACTGCGGCAACGGCAGCGACCTGGAGCCGCTGTGGCGCGCTAAGCGTCTGGCGCACGAGCATGCCGAGGACTGCCGCGCCATCTCCGCCGACCTGGACACCCCACCGGCCACGTACGTGGCCGGCGTGCTCGACGGCATCTGCGACCGGCTGGGTGAGACGGTCCGGGAGCTGTGGGGGATCAACCAGGGCGTCGGCGACCTGGTCGAAGCGGTCAAGGGCGACCCCGAGGAGCGAGTCTGCGAGCGGCTGGTCCGCCAGATCGACGAGACACGGGTGGAGACCCGCAACGCCGACGCCAAGGCCGGGCTTTTGTTGGCGTTGGCCGGGCTGGCGGTCGCCAACCCCGACAAGCTCCCCCGCGGGGTGTTCGCTGCAGCCGGCCACGCGCTCGCCTACGCGGCGATCCTCCTCCTGCTGTGGGCGGTCCTGCCCCGCCTCGGGCCACGCCGCCGTCCGTTCGGGGCGCGCACCGACTTCCCCGGCTGGGCCCGCCGCACCACCGCCGGCGACGTGGAGTTCGACGTACGCGCCGGCTTCGCCAGCCCGCTCACGCTGGCCGAGCGGCTTCACGTCCTCGCCCGGCTCGCGGTGCGCAAGTACCGGCTCATCCAGGCCGCCGTCGTCATGCTCGCCGCGGCGGCCGCCCTGTACGGGATCGCCGCCCTCCTGAGCTGA
- a CDS encoding phosphotransferase enzyme family protein, with the protein MSTRLPDRGGSAQAVAAAVAVARAHGVRCADPVVLADRYNVRVHLRPAPVVARVATTTALVRPDPLASLQRELAVAGFLAGRGAPVVPSSDELPPGPYRYDGLAVSFWRFVACGPDRTPRPDQAGRLLAELHTALRDYPGALPYLAPWEELGRVLDALERTADPGARDPAPLREAYQRLTPVLRTPRGPVRALHGDAHPGNLCVTAGGVLWNDFEETCAGPLAWDLACLRRTSAWTGGPRWRPTGTRRMTRSWNPTSRPGGCSRSPGHCCWPGAFPGTPNTRRPSRSTGGSGPDRPRPGWWHADVGDR; encoded by the coding sequence GTGAGCACGAGGCTTCCCGATCGCGGGGGCAGCGCCCAGGCGGTGGCGGCGGCGGTGGCCGTGGCCCGGGCGCACGGGGTGCGGTGCGCCGATCCGGTGGTGCTGGCGGACCGCTACAACGTCCGGGTACACCTGCGGCCGGCTCCGGTCGTGGCCCGGGTGGCGACGACGACCGCGCTGGTCCGCCCCGACCCGCTGGCCTCGCTGCAGCGGGAACTCGCCGTCGCTGGGTTCCTGGCCGGGCGCGGGGCGCCGGTGGTGCCGTCCAGCGACGAGCTGCCACCCGGCCCGTACCGGTACGACGGCCTGGCGGTGAGCTTCTGGCGGTTCGTCGCGTGCGGCCCGGACCGCACCCCGCGCCCCGACCAGGCCGGGCGGCTGCTGGCCGAGCTGCACACGGCGTTGCGGGACTATCCCGGTGCGCTGCCCTACCTCGCGCCGTGGGAGGAGCTGGGGCGCGTCCTGGACGCGCTGGAGCGCACCGCCGATCCCGGCGCGCGGGACCCGGCGCCGCTGCGGGAGGCATACCAGCGGCTCACGCCCGTGCTGCGCACGCCTCGGGGGCCGGTGCGGGCGCTGCACGGCGACGCGCACCCGGGCAACCTGTGCGTGACCGCCGGTGGTGTGCTGTGGAACGACTTCGAGGAGACCTGCGCCGGCCCGCTGGCCTGGGACCTGGCGTGCCTGCGCCGCACCTCGGCCTGGACGGGCGGGCCGCGCTGGAGGCCTACGGGCACCCGCCGGATGACGCGGAGCTGGAACCCTACCTCCAGGCCCGGCGGTTGCAGTCGGTCGCCTGGTCACTGCTGCTGGCCCGGCGCCTTCCCCGGCACGCCGAACACGCGGCGGCCCAGTCGCAGCACTGGCGGGAGTGGGCCTGACCGGCCGCGCCCGGGTTGGTGGCATGCCGACGTTGGGGATAGATAA
- a CDS encoding ParA family protein, translated as MAQQPSRRRRRVAIGNNKGGTGKTAATVNLAASLAARGLDVLVVDMDPQANATRRLAVKLTPDMPGISEAIKANADGVAADVFTPCGWDGPLGERIQVAPARFELENRISEAGTLGAVERLRRALDGADEDFDVVLIDCPPSLGHLTILALAAADVALCTIEPEYDAVEGAVRYRDLIDTHRGQFGNPDLELAGVLVGRVRAGVGAHTFQLEGLPELFDEKLIWRPYIPERAAIKDAMDAAVPLRALNTAPANAMAGLYDDLSARLVDALGGSR; from the coding sequence ATGGCACAACAGCCCTCACGCAGGCGCAGGCGCGTCGCCATCGGCAACAACAAGGGCGGCACGGGCAAGACGGCCGCCACCGTCAACCTCGCCGCGTCGCTCGCGGCGCGCGGCCTGGACGTCCTGGTCGTGGACATGGACCCGCAGGCGAACGCGACACGGCGGCTGGCCGTGAAGCTCACCCCGGACATGCCGGGCATCTCCGAGGCGATCAAGGCGAACGCCGACGGGGTGGCCGCCGACGTGTTCACCCCGTGCGGGTGGGACGGGCCGCTGGGCGAGCGCATCCAGGTCGCGCCGGCCCGGTTCGAGCTGGAGAACCGCATCAGCGAGGCCGGGACCCTGGGCGCGGTCGAGCGGCTGCGCCGGGCGCTGGACGGCGCGGACGAGGACTTCGACGTCGTGCTGATCGACTGCCCGCCCAGCCTCGGGCACCTGACGATCCTCGCCCTGGCCGCCGCCGACGTGGCGCTGTGCACGATCGAGCCGGAGTACGACGCCGTGGAGGGCGCGGTCCGGTACCGGGACCTGATCGACACCCACCGCGGCCAGTTCGGCAACCCAGACCTGGAGCTGGCCGGCGTGCTCGTCGGCCGGGTACGTGCCGGCGTCGGCGCCCACACGTTCCAGCTCGAGGGGTTGCCCGAGCTGTTCGACGAGAAGCTGATCTGGCGTCCGTACATCCCCGAGCGGGCCGCGATCAAGGACGCCATGGACGCCGCAGTGCCGCTGCGGGCGTTGAACACCGCGCCGGCAAACGCGATGGCGGGCCTGTACGACGACCTGAGCGCGCGCCTGGTCGACGCCCTCGGTGGGAGCCGGTGA